One Candidatus Roseilinea sp. genomic region harbors:
- the solA gene encoding N-methyltryptophan oxidase has translation MTECYDVIVIGAGVMGSAAAYHLAKDGQRTLLIERFEIAHTFGSSHGESRIFRFAYNNPDYARLAMQSYPHWRALEADSGEPLLEVIGGLDLAHEPAHYPNVDAVADALTQVGGRFERLDAAQIRARYPQWRLGDAAIAVFSPDSGFLRATRCVQAMVAQAAKHGATVREREAVNRIVPGRPVEVVTDAGRYRADKLIITGGAWINELIRYVGLQLPVRIEQEQVTYFAPLRDAERFQRGRFPIFIHWRSPIPAYGFPMIDKPGIKVGFHHEGYLIDPNGPRVPRDETTRRVLDYVRAHLPDAAGAPFEPTACLYTTTPDEDFVIDFAPDFDNIVICSACSGHGFKFGAGIGRALADLVEHGATEMNIGHVRLRPFAMGSPAQ, from the coding sequence ATGACGGAATGCTACGACGTAATCGTGATCGGCGCCGGCGTGATGGGCAGCGCTGCCGCCTATCACCTCGCTAAAGATGGCCAGCGCACGCTGCTCATCGAGCGCTTCGAGATCGCCCACACCTTTGGCAGCTCACACGGCGAATCGCGCATCTTTCGCTTCGCCTACAACAATCCCGACTACGCGCGGTTGGCCATGCAGAGTTACCCGCACTGGCGCGCGCTCGAAGCCGACAGCGGCGAGCCATTGTTGGAAGTCATCGGCGGCCTCGACCTCGCGCACGAGCCGGCGCATTACCCCAACGTGGACGCCGTGGCCGACGCGCTGACTCAGGTGGGCGGGCGGTTCGAGCGCCTGGATGCTGCGCAAATCCGCGCGCGCTACCCGCAGTGGCGCCTGGGCGACGCGGCGATCGCGGTGTTCTCGCCCGACTCCGGCTTCTTGCGCGCCACGCGCTGCGTGCAGGCCATGGTCGCGCAAGCCGCCAAACACGGCGCAACGGTGCGCGAGCGCGAGGCGGTCAACCGGATCGTCCCCGGGCGGCCGGTCGAAGTCGTCACCGACGCCGGCCGTTATCGCGCCGACAAGTTGATCATCACGGGCGGCGCCTGGATCAACGAATTGATCCGATACGTCGGCCTGCAGTTGCCGGTGCGCATCGAGCAAGAGCAGGTGACGTATTTCGCGCCGCTGCGCGACGCCGAGCGCTTTCAGCGTGGCCGCTTCCCGATCTTCATCCACTGGCGCAGCCCGATCCCTGCTTACGGCTTCCCGATGATTGATAAGCCGGGGATCAAAGTCGGCTTTCACCACGAGGGATATTTGATTGACCCCAACGGGCCGCGCGTGCCGCGCGATGAAACTACCCGGCGGGTGCTCGACTACGTCCGCGCGCATCTGCCCGATGCGGCCGGCGCGCCGTTCGAGCCGACGGCCTGCCTCTACACCACGACGCCCGACGAGGACTTTGTGATTGACTTTGCGCCGGACTTTGACAACATCGTGATCTGCTCGGCGTGCAGCGGCCATGGCTTCAAGTTCGGCGCCGGCATCGGCCGCGCGCTGGCCGACTTGGTGGAACACGGCGCCACCGAGATGAACATCGGCCATGTGCGGCTGCGCCCATTCGCTATGGGATCCCCCGCTCAATGA
- a CDS encoding damage-inducible protein DinB: MNTKDLALLLDYNYWANRRILDRAAQLSGEQLVAPQPPGFSAGSLHGTLVHILNSEWAWRMRLQHGISPAAALKPVEFPNLSALLTRWQTEEQRMREYAAGLNDDDLARVVTYTTIVNPQTRQHTVEHCLTHMVFHGMQHRSEAAAILTNFGHSPGNIDLIYYLIERGIP, translated from the coding sequence ATGAACACAAAAGACCTCGCGCTATTGCTCGATTACAACTACTGGGCCAACCGGCGCATCCTCGACCGAGCGGCTCAGTTGAGCGGCGAGCAGTTGGTTGCGCCTCAACCGCCTGGCTTCAGCGCCGGCAGTTTGCACGGCACGCTCGTTCACATCTTGAATTCCGAATGGGCCTGGCGCATGCGGCTGCAGCATGGCATTTCCCCCGCTGCGGCGCTGAAGCCGGTTGAGTTCCCCAACCTGTCAGCGCTGCTCACCCGCTGGCAAACGGAAGAACAGCGCATGCGCGAATACGCCGCCGGCCTGAACGACGACGACCTCGCGCGCGTCGTGACGTACACGACGATCGTCAATCCACAGACGCGACAACACACCGTGGAGCATTGCCTGACGCACATGGTCTTTCACGGCATGCAACACCGCAGCGAAGCCGCCGCAATCCTGACCAATTTCGGCCACTCGCCGGGCAACATTGACCTGATCTACTACCTCATTGAGCGGGGGATCCCATAG
- the metH gene encoding methionine synthase has product MSSELAAAPIPKPPLVELLERRILVLDGAMGTMIQRYRLQEEDYRGERFREHPVELKNNNEALNLTRPEIILDIHRQYLEAGADIIETNTFNAQAISMADFDMADPALIREINLAAARLARQVADEFTRRDPSRPRYVAGALGPMNRTLSLSPDVNDPGYRAVTFDQVMQAYYDQAKALIEGGVDLLLPETTFDTLNLKAALFAIQKLFAEGVRRVPVMASVTIADQSGRTLSGQTVEAFWASIHRAPLISMGINCALGPDEMRPYIEAMAKITQTYVSCYPNAGLPNAFGGYDMTPQRFADAVGEFAQEGWVNIIGGCCGTTPDHIAAVREAIKGARPHVRNRPTNRTYFSGLELLAIGGAQDASNPAGGPSPLSASNAPFLLIGERTNVTGSPKFAKLIREGKFEEALGIARQQVENGANILDVNFDEGMLDSEACMTKFLNLLMAEPDIARVPIMIDSSKWSVIEAGLKCVQGKCIVNSISLKEGEAVFKQHAEIIKRFGAGVVVMAFDERGQADTFERKIEICKRAYDILVHEVGFPPEDIIFDPNVLTVATGIEAHNNYAVDFIRATRWIKENLPGAKVSGGISNISFSFRGNNKVREAMHSAFLYHAIRAGLDMGIVNAGQLAVYDDIPKDLLEHVEDVLLNRRPDATERLLAFAQAMKQSEEASPGASSGDGQSAAGWRTWDVDKRLEYALVNGIADFIEADVLEALARYGKPLAVIEGPLMAGMNVVGDLFGAGKMFLPQVVKSARVMKKAVAVLEPYIKSEQPAAAAAAARDKASKARIVLATVKGDVHDIGKNIVGVVLGCNNYEVHDLGVMVPAEKILKTAREIGADMIGLSGLITPSLDEMVHVAREMQREGFALPLLIGGATTSKAHTALKIAPAYSQPVVHVLDASRAVGVVGALASAELRDAFIKQNAEEQDKLRRQFAGKGDRRPLLSLAEARRRRFRWTPESHDFASKPAFIGVRVIEPAHMSLRELADYIDWTPFFRTWELAGRFPDILNDPVVGDQARKLYEDAQALLKRLIQADLTHRASTHRRGHAELSADPSPRITARGVYGLFPANSVGDDIEVYADESRTTVLTTFHTLRQQHDKSGEAAKDDLPNAQAALHRCNLALADFVAPKESGVVDYVGAFAVSIHGAQELADAFKAAGDDYSAILVEALADRLAEAFAERLHKQVRDDMGYGLSEQFTNDDLIAEKYRGIRPAPGYPACPDHSEKRLIWALLEVEKHTGATLTDSCAMLPASSVSGWYFFHPQARYFGVGKIGRDQVEDYARRKGMRVEEAERWLRPHLDD; this is encoded by the coding sequence ATGTCGAGTGAGCTTGCAGCAGCGCCTATCCCTAAGCCGCCCCTTGTCGAACTCCTGGAACGGCGCATCCTGGTGTTGGACGGCGCGATGGGCACGATGATCCAGCGCTACCGTCTGCAGGAGGAGGACTATCGCGGCGAACGCTTCCGGGAGCATCCCGTTGAGCTGAAGAACAACAACGAGGCGCTCAACTTGACGCGGCCTGAGATCATCCTTGACATCCATCGTCAGTATCTCGAAGCCGGCGCCGACATCATCGAGACGAATACCTTCAACGCTCAGGCCATTAGCATGGCCGACTTCGATATGGCCGACCCCGCGCTGATCCGAGAGATCAACCTGGCGGCAGCGCGGCTCGCGCGGCAGGTCGCCGACGAATTTACGCGGCGCGACCCATCGCGGCCGCGTTACGTCGCGGGCGCGTTGGGGCCGATGAATCGGACGCTCTCGCTCAGCCCAGACGTGAACGACCCGGGCTATCGCGCCGTCACCTTCGACCAGGTGATGCAGGCGTACTACGACCAGGCCAAGGCACTGATCGAGGGCGGGGTGGACTTGTTGTTGCCGGAGACGACCTTCGACACGCTCAACCTCAAGGCGGCGTTATTCGCCATTCAGAAGTTGTTTGCCGAGGGGGTGCGGCGGGTGCCGGTGATGGCCAGCGTGACGATCGCCGACCAGAGCGGTCGCACGCTGAGCGGCCAAACCGTGGAGGCGTTCTGGGCCAGCATTCACCGCGCGCCGCTGATCAGCATGGGCATCAATTGCGCGCTGGGCCCGGACGAGATGCGCCCGTACATCGAAGCGATGGCAAAGATCACGCAGACCTACGTGTCATGCTATCCCAACGCCGGCCTGCCCAACGCCTTCGGCGGCTACGACATGACGCCGCAGCGGTTCGCCGATGCTGTGGGCGAGTTCGCCCAGGAAGGCTGGGTGAACATCATCGGCGGCTGTTGCGGCACGACGCCAGATCACATCGCCGCCGTCCGCGAAGCGATCAAGGGCGCGCGCCCGCACGTGCGCAATCGTCCGACGAATCGCACATACTTCAGCGGGCTTGAGCTGCTCGCGATTGGGGGGGCACAGGACGCATCCAACCCGGCCGGCGGCCCCTCGCCGCTATCGGCGTCCAATGCCCCATTCCTGCTGATCGGCGAACGCACCAACGTCACCGGCTCGCCCAAGTTCGCCAAGCTCATTCGGGAGGGCAAATTTGAGGAGGCGCTGGGCATCGCCCGACAACAGGTGGAGAACGGCGCGAATATCCTCGACGTGAACTTCGACGAGGGGATGTTGGACAGCGAGGCATGCATGACCAAGTTCCTCAACTTGCTCATGGCCGAGCCGGACATCGCGCGCGTGCCGATCATGATTGATAGCTCAAAGTGGAGCGTGATCGAAGCGGGTTTGAAATGCGTGCAGGGCAAGTGCATCGTCAACTCAATCTCGCTCAAGGAAGGTGAGGCGGTCTTCAAGCAACACGCGGAGATCATCAAACGCTTCGGCGCCGGCGTGGTGGTGATGGCTTTCGACGAACGCGGACAAGCCGACACCTTCGAGCGCAAGATCGAAATCTGCAAGCGCGCTTACGACATTTTGGTGCACGAGGTGGGCTTCCCGCCCGAGGACATCATCTTCGACCCCAACGTGCTGACCGTGGCGACAGGGATCGAAGCGCACAACAACTACGCAGTGGACTTCATCCGCGCGACGCGCTGGATCAAAGAGAACCTGCCCGGCGCGAAAGTCAGCGGCGGCATTAGCAACATCTCGTTCAGCTTTCGCGGCAACAACAAAGTGCGCGAGGCGATGCACAGCGCCTTCTTGTATCACGCCATCCGCGCCGGCCTGGACATGGGCATCGTCAACGCCGGACAGCTCGCCGTGTATGACGACATACCCAAAGATTTGTTGGAGCACGTGGAAGACGTACTGCTCAACCGCCGGCCGGACGCCACCGAGCGCCTGCTCGCGTTCGCGCAGGCCATGAAGCAATCGGAAGAAGCTTCTCCTGGCGCGTCGAGCGGCGACGGCCAGTCTGCCGCCGGCTGGCGCACCTGGGACGTGGATAAGCGGCTGGAGTACGCCTTGGTCAACGGCATCGCCGACTTCATCGAAGCCGATGTGTTGGAGGCGCTGGCGCGCTACGGCAAGCCGCTCGCCGTCATCGAGGGGCCGCTGATGGCCGGCATGAATGTCGTCGGCGATCTGTTTGGCGCGGGCAAGATGTTCCTGCCACAGGTGGTGAAAAGCGCGCGGGTGATGAAGAAGGCAGTCGCCGTCCTGGAGCCGTACATCAAAAGCGAACAGCCGGCGGCGGCCGCAGCCGCCGCGCGCGACAAGGCGTCGAAGGCCAGGATCGTGCTCGCGACGGTCAAAGGCGACGTGCACGACATCGGCAAGAACATCGTGGGGGTGGTGCTGGGCTGCAACAACTATGAAGTGCATGACCTGGGCGTGATGGTGCCGGCGGAGAAGATTCTGAAGACAGCCCGCGAGATCGGCGCCGACATGATTGGCCTCAGCGGCCTGATCACCCCTTCGCTCGATGAGATGGTGCACGTGGCGCGTGAGATGCAGCGCGAAGGGTTCGCCTTGCCGTTGCTCATCGGCGGCGCGACGACCAGCAAAGCGCACACCGCGCTGAAGATCGCGCCGGCCTACTCGCAGCCGGTCGTGCATGTGCTCGACGCCAGCCGCGCCGTCGGCGTGGTCGGCGCGCTGGCCAGCGCCGAGCTGCGCGACGCCTTCATCAAGCAAAACGCCGAAGAGCAAGACAAGTTGCGCAGGCAGTTCGCCGGCAAAGGCGACCGCCGCCCCCTGCTCTCGCTCGCCGAGGCGCGTCGGCGGCGCTTCCGCTGGACGCCGGAATCCCACGACTTCGCCAGCAAGCCGGCCTTCATCGGCGTGCGGGTGATCGAGCCGGCCCACATGTCGCTGCGCGAGCTAGCCGACTACATTGATTGGACCCCCTTCTTCCGGACGTGGGAGCTGGCCGGACGCTTCCCGGATATCCTGAACGATCCTGTCGTCGGAGACCAGGCGCGCAAGCTATACGAAGATGCGCAAGCGCTCCTCAAGCGCCTGATTCAAGCCGACCTCACCCATCGGGCCAGCACGCACCGGCGCGGTCATGCCGAGCTATCCGCCGATCCCTCGCCTCGAATTACCGCGCGCGGCGTGTACGGCCTATTCCCAGCCAACAGCGTGGGCGACGATATCGAGGTGTATGCCGACGAATCGCGCACCACGGTGCTCACCACCTTCCACACCTTGCGTCAGCAACACGATAAGTCGGGTGAGGCCGCAAAGGACGACCTCCCCAACGCCCAGGCTGCGCTGCATCGTTGCAATCTCGCCCTCGCCGACTTCGTCGCGCCCAAGGAGAGCGGCGTGGTGGACTACGTCGGCGCGTTCGCCGTCAGCATCCACGGCGCTCAGGAGCTGGCCGATGCGTTCAAGGCCGCCGGCGATGACTACAGCGCCATCCTGGTGGAAGCGCTGGCCGACCGATTGGCCGAGGCATTTGCTGAGCGCTTGCACAAACAAGTCCGCGATGACATGGGCTATGGTCTCAGCGAGCAATTCACAAACGACGATTTAATCGCGGAGAAGTATCGCGGCATCCGACCGGCCCCGGGCTACCCGGCTTGTCCCGATCACAGCGAGAAACGGCTGATTTGGGCGCTGCTCGAAGTGGAGAAGCACACCGGCGCCACGCTGACCGATAGCTGCGCCATGTTGCCGGCCAGCAGCGTCAGCGGCTGGTATTTCTTCCATCCGCAGGCCCGCTATTTCGGCGTGGGCAAAATCGGCCGCGACCAGGTTGAGGACTACGCGCGGCGCAAGGGCATGCGCGTCGAGGAAGCGGAGCGCTGGCTGCGCCCTCACCTCGATGATTGA
- a CDS encoding deoxyguanosinetriphosphate triphosphohydrolase-like protein: protein MRTREELERIEALTLAPYAMKSAASRGRQHPEPEAAYRTAFQRDRERVLHTTAFRRLQGKTQVFVTTEGDYYRTRITHTLEVAQIGRTIARALGANEDLVEGICLAHDLGHPPFGHSGERALNALMASEGGFDHNRQSFRIITELERRYPDFPGLNLTHEFREGILKHNADVLPIEAPPDYWPELHGTLEAQIAAVVDELAYNAHDLDDALRAGLVGEADVKALAWWQRASEAAQVDDEAAFTDVKRHRIIRRLIDLVATELLVESARRIEALLAQRGSQAGVDDVRRWPTLLVAYPDEAERMNQELKRFLNERVYAHPHVVRMARQAEHIVNDLFQAYTREPHIMPESARRQMERLSLSRAVCDYIAGMTDRFALAEHARLLGSGRRI from the coding sequence ATGCGCACGCGCGAAGAACTCGAACGGATCGAGGCGTTGACGCTCGCACCGTATGCGATGAAAAGCGCGGCATCGCGCGGGCGACAACACCCTGAGCCGGAAGCGGCATACCGCACGGCGTTTCAGCGCGATCGCGAACGCGTTCTGCACACCACCGCGTTCCGCCGACTGCAGGGCAAGACGCAGGTCTTCGTGACGACCGAAGGCGATTACTACCGCACCCGCATCACGCACACGTTGGAAGTGGCGCAGATCGGCCGCACCATCGCGCGCGCGCTCGGCGCGAACGAAGACCTGGTGGAGGGCATTTGTCTGGCGCACGATCTGGGCCATCCCCCCTTCGGCCATTCCGGCGAGCGCGCGTTGAATGCGCTGATGGCTTCGGAAGGTGGGTTTGACCACAACCGGCAAAGTTTCCGCATCATCACCGAGCTGGAGCGCCGCTATCCCGATTTCCCCGGCCTGAACCTCACGCATGAATTTCGCGAAGGCATCCTCAAACACAATGCAGATGTCTTGCCCATCGAGGCGCCGCCGGACTACTGGCCGGAACTGCACGGCACGCTCGAAGCGCAGATCGCCGCCGTGGTGGACGAGCTGGCCTACAACGCGCACGACCTGGACGACGCGCTGCGCGCCGGACTGGTCGGCGAGGCCGACGTGAAGGCGCTGGCCTGGTGGCAACGCGCCAGCGAAGCAGCGCAGGTGGACGACGAGGCTGCCTTCACCGACGTCAAGCGCCATCGCATCATCCGCAGGTTGATTGACCTCGTCGCGACCGAGCTGCTGGTGGAAAGTGCGCGCCGCATCGAGGCGTTGCTGGCGCAGCGCGGCTCACAGGCCGGCGTGGATGACGTGCGTCGTTGGCCGACGCTGCTGGTGGCCTACCCGGACGAGGCGGAGCGGATGAACCAAGAGCTGAAGCGCTTTCTAAACGAGCGCGTGTACGCCCACCCGCATGTCGTGCGCATGGCCAGGCAAGCGGAGCACATCGTCAACGACCTCTTCCAGGCATACACGAGGGAGCCGCACATCATGCCCGAGAGCGCGCGCCGGCAGATGGAGCGTCTGTCGCTCAGCCGGGCCGTGTGCGATTACATCGCGGGCATGACCGACCGGTTTGCCCTTGCCGAGCACGCCCGATTATTGGGTTCGGGCCGGCGCATCTGA
- the dnaK gene encoding chaperone protein DnaK, translating to MAKIVGIDLGTTNSVVAVLEGGSPTVIPTAEGGNLVPSVVAFKKDGERLVGQAAKRQAVVNPENTIFSIKRFIGRRFDEVEGERRRVPYQVVQGPKGDAQVKIPNTNKTYTPQEISAMVLAKLKADAEAYLGEPVTKAVITVPAYFNDSQRQATKDAGQIAGLEVLRIINEPTAAALAYGLDKKKDETILVFDLGGGTFDVSILEVGDGVVEVKATSGDTHLGGDDWDAVIMDWMISEFKKEQGIDLRNDRQALQRLKEAAEKAKIELSSMMETEINLPYITADQTGPKHLLMKLTRAKFEQLSEGLVKRLRGPVEQALKDANLKVSDIDEVVLVGGATRMPMVQALVKEMTGGKEPNKSVNPDEVVAVGAAVQAGVLAGEVKDVLLLDVTPLSLGVETLGGVMTVLIPRNTTIPVRKSEIFSTAEDNQSAVDIRVFQGERPMAADNMLLGQFRLEGIPPAPRGMPQIEVTFDIDANGILNVSAKDKATGREQRISITASTNLSKQDIERMVEEAQRNAAADSKRRELAEARNAGDQAIYQAEKALRDLGDKVSGADRAEAEGKMNDLRDALKSDDINRIRRTTESLQATMSRIGQSAYTSQTGAGSAASSSDGRGDEGVVEGEYRSV from the coding sequence ATGGCAAAAATCGTTGGCATTGACTTGGGCACCACGAACAGCGTGGTGGCCGTGCTGGAGGGTGGCAGCCCGACCGTTATTCCCACGGCGGAGGGCGGCAACCTGGTGCCGTCGGTCGTCGCCTTCAAGAAGGACGGCGAGCGGTTGGTCGGCCAGGCGGCCAAACGCCAGGCGGTGGTGAATCCCGAGAATACGATTTTCTCGATCAAGCGTTTCATCGGGCGCCGTTTCGATGAAGTGGAGGGCGAGCGCCGGCGCGTGCCTTATCAGGTGGTGCAAGGGCCGAAGGGCGATGCGCAGGTGAAGATCCCGAACACCAATAAAACCTATACGCCGCAAGAGATCAGCGCGATGGTGCTGGCCAAGCTGAAGGCCGACGCCGAGGCGTATCTCGGCGAACCGGTCACCAAGGCCGTCATCACCGTGCCGGCCTATTTCAACGACTCGCAGCGCCAGGCCACCAAAGACGCCGGTCAGATCGCCGGCCTGGAAGTATTGCGGATCATCAACGAGCCAACGGCGGCGGCTTTGGCTTACGGCCTCGATAAGAAGAAGGACGAAACGATCCTGGTCTTCGACCTGGGCGGCGGCACCTTCGACGTCTCGATCCTCGAAGTGGGCGACGGCGTGGTGGAGGTGAAGGCCACCAGCGGCGACACGCACCTGGGCGGCGACGACTGGGACGCGGTGATCATGGACTGGATGATCTCCGAGTTCAAGAAAGAGCAGGGCATTGATCTGCGCAACGACCGGCAGGCGCTGCAGCGGCTGAAGGAGGCGGCGGAGAAAGCCAAGATCGAGCTGTCTTCGATGATGGAGACCGAGATCAACCTGCCCTACATCACCGCCGACCAGACCGGCCCGAAGCACCTGCTCATGAAGCTCACCCGCGCCAAGTTCGAGCAATTGAGCGAAGGGCTGGTCAAGCGCCTGCGCGGCCCGGTCGAGCAGGCCCTGAAGGACGCCAACCTGAAGGTGAGCGACATTGACGAGGTGGTGTTGGTCGGCGGCGCGACGCGCATGCCGATGGTGCAAGCCCTGGTCAAGGAGATGACCGGCGGGAAGGAGCCGAACAAGAGCGTCAACCCGGACGAGGTGGTGGCCGTGGGCGCGGCCGTGCAGGCGGGCGTGCTCGCCGGCGAAGTGAAGGACGTGCTGCTGCTCGACGTCACCCCGCTCAGCCTGGGCGTGGAGACGCTCGGCGGCGTGATGACGGTGCTGATCCCCCGCAACACCACGATCCCGGTGCGCAAGAGCGAAATTTTCAGCACGGCGGAGGACAACCAGAGCGCCGTGGACATCCGCGTGTTCCAGGGCGAGCGTCCGATGGCGGCCGATAACATGCTGCTCGGCCAGTTCCGGCTGGAGGGCATCCCGCCCGCGCCGCGCGGCATGCCGCAGATCGAGGTGACGTTCGACATTGACGCGAACGGCATCCTGAACGTCAGCGCCAAGGACAAAGCGACCGGTCGCGAGCAGCGCATCAGCATCACCGCCAGCACGAACCTGAGCAAGCAGGACATCGAGCGCATGGTGGAAGAGGCGCAGCGCAACGCGGCTGCCGATAGCAAGCGCCGGGAGCTGGCCGAGGCGCGCAACGCCGGCGACCAGGCGATCTACCAGGCCGAAAAGGCGCTGCGCGACCTGGGCGATAAGGTCAGCGGCGCCGACCGCGCCGAAGCCGAAGGCAAGATGAACGACCTGCGCGACGCGCTGAAGAGCGACGACATCAACCGCATCAGGCGGACCACCGAGTCGTTGCAGGCGACGATGTCGCGCATCGGCCAGAGCGCCTACACGTCGCAGACCGGCGCCGGCAGCGCGGCGTCCTCTAGCGACGGCAGGGGTGACGAAGGCGTGGTCGAGGGCGAGTATCGCTCGGTGTGA
- a CDS encoding arginine ABC transporter ATP-binding protein, producing MTMTEQHHPNDPIIICRDVHKWYGHYHALRGINMQVHKGEVVVIFGPSGSGKSTFIRTINRLEEHQRGEIIVDGIPLTHDLRDIERIRMETGMVFQQFNLFPHLTVMDNITLAPIWVRGWSKAQAEEIGMQLLKRVGIPEQARKYPGQLSGGQQQRVAIARALAMQPKIMLFDEPTSALDPEMIKEVLDVMIELADSGMTMVVVTHEMGFARAVADTMYFFDQGQIVESGPPEQIFGDPKEARTKLFLSQILSH from the coding sequence ATGACCATGACCGAACAACATCACCCGAATGATCCGATCATCATTTGCCGCGATGTGCACAAGTGGTATGGCCACTATCACGCGCTGCGCGGCATCAACATGCAGGTGCACAAGGGCGAGGTAGTGGTAATCTTCGGGCCATCGGGCTCCGGCAAATCCACGTTTATCCGCACCATCAATCGGCTGGAGGAACACCAGCGCGGTGAGATCATCGTGGACGGCATCCCACTCACCCACGATCTGCGCGACATCGAGCGGATCCGCATGGAGACCGGCATGGTCTTTCAACAGTTCAACCTCTTCCCGCACCTGACGGTCATGGACAACATCACCCTGGCTCCGATCTGGGTGCGCGGCTGGTCCAAGGCTCAGGCCGAGGAGATCGGCATGCAGCTCCTCAAGCGCGTTGGCATCCCCGAACAGGCGCGCAAGTATCCCGGTCAGCTCAGCGGCGGCCAACAGCAGCGCGTGGCGATCGCGCGCGCGCTGGCGATGCAGCCCAAGATCATGCTCTTCGACGAGCCTACCAGCGCCCTCGACCCGGAGATGATCAAAGAGGTGCTCGACGTGATGATCGAGCTGGCCGACAGCGGCATGACGATGGTGGTGGTCACGCACGAGATGGGCTTCGCCCGCGCCGTGGCCGACACGATGTACTTCTTCGACCAGGGGCAAATCGTCGAGAGCGGCCCCCCCGAACAGATCTTCGGCGATCCAAAGGAAGCCCGCACCAAACTCTTCTTGTCGCAAATTTTGTCGCACTAA
- a CDS encoding polar amino acid ABC transporter permease, protein MSTTTTSLPSRAEALPPPTERYTVLGWLHKNLFSTWYNALLTVIFGVVVILLLRSALEWALTQARWEVITANLRLFMVGQYPAAATWRAWACVVLLALLIGLSWGIWGRNQRAGAITFGALPFLLAILAQGEARAALLIVGVAGAIGFVLSRWRSAQLQRISILGWVIYFPLVILLISGLGGADGPLSLVTTNLWGGLLLTLLLTVVGIVFSFPLGVALALGRQSSLPIVRALCVIYIEVIRGVPLITVLFMAQLMLPLFLPGVTIDRVVRAMAGIVLFSAAYLAENVRGGLQAIPRGQYEAARALGLNTWKMMLLIILPQALRAVIPILVGQFIALFKDTSLVVIVGLLDLMGIAKAVLAQPDFLGLQAEVYLFVALVYGVFCYLMSAFSQRLEARLNAAR, encoded by the coding sequence ATGAGCACGACCACAACTTCGCTCCCTTCGCGCGCCGAGGCGCTGCCGCCGCCCACCGAGCGCTATACGGTGCTGGGCTGGCTGCACAAGAACCTATTCAGCACCTGGTACAACGCACTGTTGACGGTGATCTTTGGCGTCGTCGTCATCTTGCTGCTGCGCAGCGCGCTGGAGTGGGCGTTGACGCAGGCGCGCTGGGAGGTGATCACAGCCAACCTGCGACTGTTCATGGTCGGGCAATACCCAGCAGCCGCCACCTGGCGCGCTTGGGCCTGTGTGGTGTTGCTGGCCCTGCTGATTGGGCTTTCGTGGGGTATCTGGGGGCGCAACCAGCGCGCCGGCGCGATCACGTTTGGCGCGCTGCCGTTTCTCCTGGCCATCCTCGCGCAGGGCGAAGCGCGCGCCGCGCTGCTTATCGTGGGCGTCGCCGGCGCAATCGGCTTCGTGCTCAGCCGCTGGCGCAGCGCGCAACTGCAGCGCATCAGCATCCTCGGCTGGGTGATCTACTTCCCGCTCGTCATCCTGCTGATCAGCGGCCTCGGCGGCGCGGACGGGCCGTTGTCCTTGGTGACCACGAATTTATGGGGCGGCTTGCTGCTCACCCTGCTGCTCACCGTGGTGGGCATCGTATTCTCCTTTCCGCTGGGGGTGGCGCTCGCGCTGGGCCGACAGTCCAGCCTGCCCATCGTGCGCGCGCTCTGCGTGATCTACATCGAGGTCATTCGCGGCGTGCCGCTTATTACCGTGTTATTCATGGCCCAGCTCATGCTGCCGCTCTTCTTGCCCGGCGTGACCATTGACCGCGTGGTGCGGGCGATGGCCGGCATCGTCTTGTTCAGCGCGGCCTACCTGGCCGAGAATGTGCGCGGCGGCCTGCAAGCCATCCCCCGCGGGCAGTATGAAGCGGCGCGCGCGCTGGGCCTGAACACCTGGAAGATGATGCTGCTCATCATCCTGCCCCAGGCGCTCAGGGCGGTCATCCCGATCCTGGTCGGCCAGTTCATCGCCCTATTCAAGGACACCTCGCTCGTGGTCATCGTCGGCCTGCTCGACTTGATGGGCATCGCCAAGGCTGTGCTTGCCCAGCCGGACTTCCTGGGGCTGCAAGCCGAGGTGTATCTGTTCGTCGCGCTGGTCTACGGCGTGTTCTGCTATTTGATGTCCGCCTTCAGCCAGCGCCTGGAAGCGCGGTTGAACGCTGCAAGGTGA